The nucleotide window CTTCACCGACACGCCCTCAGCCTCCAGCTCCCGCTGAGCCTTGATTGTTCCCGCATGGATGGATTTCCAAAACTCATGGGTCGTGCCCTTGGGAATCACGGCGATTTGGTAAGGGGCGGCGCCAAAGACATTCAGCGTCGAAGCAAGGCACACGATGCACCAGAGTCGCAAACAGGGGAGCCATTTCATGGAACCAAACTAGGCAACGAAGCTGGCCCTTTCAATAGGGAAATCTTGGGAAGCCAATTCCGATTGTGTTCGCGCCCGGCTTCGCCTAAATAAAGCCCATGAACCGCCGAGAATTCCTTCAAGCCACCGCCGCAGGTGTCGCTTTATCTTCCATGGGTGCTTACGCCGCCGAATTCGCTGATCAAAAGAAACGGGTCGGTCTGATCGGATGCGGATGGTACGGCAAGTGCGACCTGCTCCGCCTCATCCAGGTCGCCCCAGTCGAAGTGGTGTCCTTGTGCGATGTGGATCGCCGAATGCTGTCCGAGGCGGTTGACATCGTGGCTTCCCGGCAGGCGTCCAAACGCAAGCCGCGAACCTACTCCGACTATCGACAGATGTTGAAGGAGAAGGACCTGGATCTGGTGATCATCGCCACTCCGGACCACTGGCATGCCCTGCCCATGATTGCCGCCTGCGAGGCGGGTGCGGACATCTATGTGCAAAAGCCGATCGGCGTGGATGTGGTTGAGTGCCAGGCCATGGTCGCTGCCGCACGCAAACACAAGCGGGTGGTGCAAGTGGGCACCCAACGCCGCAGCACCCCACACCTGATTGAAGCGCGCGATCAAATCCTCAAAACCGGGAAGCTCGGAAAGATCGCCTTGGTCGAGATCTGCTGCTATTACCATATGCGCGCTCGGGAAAACCCGCCCGACACCGCCCCTCCCGACTACCTGGATTACGAAATGTGGACGGGTCCCGCCCCCATGCGACCTTACAACAAGCTGGTCCATCCCCGGGGATGGCGGGCCTTCAACGAATACGGCAACGGTATTGTCGGGGACATGTGCATTCACATGCTCGATATGGTTCGCTGGATGATGGATTTGGGCTGGCCAATCAGCGTCAGCAGCTCCGGCGGAATCCTGGTCGACAAAGCCAGCAAGGCCAACATTTCCGACACCCAGTCCGCCACGTTCGACTTCGGTGATCTCAAGGTCGTCTGGACACATCGCACCTGGGGCGAGTCGCCGGATCCAAAGTATCCCTGGGCCGCCACCTTCTATGGGGACAAAGGGACGCTCAAGGCCAGCGTCAACAGTTACGACTACATCCCGCTCGGAGGCAGAGGCACTCCCATCCACAAGGATGTCGTGATGGAGCTGGAACAATATCCCGAGGACAAAACCGAGAAGGATCTGGAGCGGCATGTAGCGCCCGCGATCCGGGGTCACATGAAGGATCTACTGCAGAATATCGCATCGCGCGGCAAGCCGGTCGCAGATATCGAACAGGGCTACATCTCCAGTGCCTCCAGCATTCTCGCCAACCTATCGATGCAGCTCGGGCGAACCCTTCAGTGGGACGCCGCCAAAGGCAAGGTCATTGGGGATAAGGAAGCCAACCGCTTGCTGCGTCGCCCTTATCGAAGCCCGTGGGTGCATCCCGAGGCCTAACGGTCTTCCCGGATCAGCTTGGCCGCCCCCTTCACCAGGGCTTGGGCGGCAGGGGTGGTGAGTGGCACGAACGGGCCGAATGCCTGATCGTTTGACGCCGCTACAACAGCCGCGGCATCGCTCGGGAGCTTCGGGGAGGGCTCGAAGTCTCCGGTGTATCTAACCCCGCGGCTGATCCTCACGTCGTCGATGGATCCCTTCCAAAAGCCGGCGGGTTGTGAAAAATTGTGGACGTTCCAGGCGGGGCTGGGGCGGGCTCCGATGTAGAGGGCTTTGTCAGATCCCAGCCTGGCCAGCGATGCGTTAGTGGAGCCGACCCGCTTTCCGTCGACATAGAGCAGGATCTGACGCCCGTCAAACACTCCGGCCAAGTGATGCCACTCGCCCGTGGATAGTTTTCGCGGCGACTTGATCGATAGTGGGGGCTTTAGGTTGCTGGTTTTTCGAGCGTCGACACCGCTTGCATCGGTTTGAACGCTAAACCGAGGGCTACCCGCCACATCCAGGCTAAACCCGCCGACCTTCAAATTCGAGAGCAGGGCTCCATCCGTCTCAGCGGCAGGCTTCGCCCACAGCTCGACCGTAAAGGGACCTTCCAACCCCGCCAGAATCGCTTGATCTAACTCCAAACACGCGCTCTTTCCGTCCAGAACGAAAAGGCCATTGGTCTCGGGTCTCACCCAGCCGCTGGCGGGGGCCTGAAGCACCGCTCTGGCCTTCAGGGCTCGCGGAGGCATCGTCAGCCTGGCCCCGTTGGCCAGCACGTCGAATCGCAGCTCAAATTCAGGCAACTCCATACCGTCGAGGGCGACGCCGGATTCTCGGTTGCAAAAAAAGTCGAAGATGAGATGCGCCCCCGGTTGGAGCTGCCGATGCCGATGATCCGGCGCCAAGAGCCAGGACTTGTCGCCCTTGGCCAGAACGGTGACATCGATGGGTAGCCGACAGGTGTTCGTGAGCCTCACCTGAGTGAGGGAATTGGCATAGCCGTCTGCTCGAATCGGGATGGGCGGAGATACAAAATCGTGGAGCAGGTAGCGCGCGGCGTCCACCTCAGCCATCCGGTCAGGCGTGAACTGGCGGGGATCAAACACCGTTCCGACCGGGATCGCCGCCATGGAAAAACCTGAGTCACGCACGGTGACGACGTTAAAGTGGTGGATCATGCCGAAGTACTGATACTCCATTCCGGCCGAAAGCGATCCTCCGGTGGTGGCCAGCGCGTAATATCCAATCCCGTCGCGCACGCCATCGTAGCGCAATTGGTGAATGTGGCCAGCGATGACAGCCCGCACATTTCCGTTCCCGGCCAGGAGCTGATGGACCGAATCCCAATTGCTGCCGGGGTAACGATCACTCCACCAGAAAGGATGATGAAGAAACACAAAGACGTGTTTGAGGTGTTTCATCTCCGCGAGAGCCTTGGCGATCCAGTCGCGCTGCCTCTGACTGATCTGCTGCTGATCACGGTCTCCAAAATCGCGAGGCCGACCGTCCGGGTGGCCCTCGTCGGAGAAGAGGATCAGGAATCCGGACTTCTTGTGCTCGAACCAGTACCACAGGGGTCCAAAGTGTTTCTCATAATGGTCCTCATGCTCACGCAGCGGCCTGGCTTCCGGGTTAGTGGCCGCACCCCGCCAATAGATATCATGATTTCCGGCCACCGGAAACCAAGGCATCTTGAGCTTGTTCATAGTTCCTCGGTACTCCTCCATCTGCTTCATCCATTGCGGGGTCTGGTTGTAGCCGTTCACCAGATCCCCAACCGTCAGAACAAGGTCCGGGTCGAGCAGGTTGGCATCCTCCACCGCCTGAGCCAGGACCTTGATGCCTTCATCGGGTCCTCCGGTGCGATCACCGAAGACCACAAAATGAAACACATCGTCGCCTTTAGGCAACGGCAGGGTCTGGGGCGAAGGACGATCGGTATGAATACGCGGCGAGTCAGCTCCCAGGAGAAGAGTGGTGCAGCCTAAGACAAGGAGAGAGACGGCGACGCTCCGGATCAATGCGGTGTTCATGGTGTCGTGTGGGGCACAGTAGGGACGTGTCCGCAGCCAAAGTCAAACCACCTAAGTTCGCCATCCGAGAGCAGGACCGCAGGAAGGGGTCGAGACTTATAACGGTTCCGGGGGTGCCGGCATCCCCGGCTTATTTCTATGAACCCTACGGGTTCGGGCCCCTAACACCCAGGTGAGAAACTGCTGTAATGCCCAACTTATTTAGTCTGCATTCTTGGAGGTAGGGAGGAGGGCACGACACCCGTGTACCAGCACCCCGCTCACGTGGGACTTTGCCCAGGAGTTCGACTCCCCACCAGCCGTTCGAAAAGAGGCGATGCCATCAGGGTGGTCACGACGGCCATAATCACCAGGATGGCGAACAGCGCCGGCGAAATGATTCCCTTCTGCAATCCAATGTTGATGATGATCAACTCCATCAACCCGCGCGCGTTCATGAGAGTCCCAATGCCCAGGGCCTCCCGATTCGAAATTCCCGTAGCTCGCGCCGCCAGCCAACAGGCGACACCCTTTCCCGCCACCGCTGCCACCAAGACGGCCACCGCCATCTCCCAAAGGTAGACGGAGTTGAGCAGGCCAATCTTGGTGTTAAGCCCAGAGTAGGTGAAAAACAGCGGCAAAAGCAGCGCGACAGTCAAAGGCTGGATCCGTTGAATCAGGGTCTCACTCACGAGACCGCGAGGCATAGCCACTCCCATCACGAAGGCTCCGAAGACCGCGTGCAGTCCGACGGCGTCCGTAAACCAAGCACCCAAGGACAGCAGGGCCAAACACACCACGAGTTCATTTTCCGTGAGCGGCTCGCGACGTTGCTCCCCACCTAACCATCGCGCCAGCAAGGGACGAATCACCAGCAATGAAAGGCTTACATAGGCGATTCCCCCACCGATATTCCACGCCGCATGAGAAAAATCACCCGAGAAGCTCGCCAAAACCACCGCCAGCAGGCACCAGGCCATGGCGTCGTCGATCGCACCAGCCCCCAAGGCCACCGTGCCCATGGTAGTGCCCGCCAAACCCTTGAAATGAATGATCCTCGCCAGCATGGGAAATGCCGTGATGCACATGGATGCGCCCAGGAACAGCATCGCTTCCAACTCCGAGGTCTGCTTGGGAAACAATTCGGTGTGATGGAAGAAGTAGTAACCTAGGCCGGCGCCCAGAACAAACGGAGCCACCATGCCGGCCAACGACACCGCAATGGAACTCTTGTAGTTCTGACGAACAATATCCATGCGGAACTCCAAACCCACCACAAACATGTAGAGCGCCAATCCCAACTGGGAAATGGGAAACAGGATCCGGAGTGAATCTGCTGGGAAGAGACGCGTAAAGCCCTCCGGCCAGAGCAGCCCTAGCAGCGAGGGTCCCAACAGGACGCCTGCGATCATCTCCGCCACCACCTGAGGCTGCCCCAATCGCGCCGCCAGCATCCCGACCAACCGGCAAAAAAGCAGGATCAACCCGAGCTGAAAGAAGAACTGAACCGCAAGCTGCAGGTTAGTCATAGCGTCAGGTAGTCGTGATTTGGCAACCGCATGGGCAAAGAATAGCGCTAAGCCTGATGTAACGGAAATACAGAATTGCTATCGCACTTATGCCAAAGCAGCATTGATCCACGATGGACCTACGCCAATTGCGCTATTTCCAAGCCGTCGCGGAGGAGTTGAGCTTCTCCAAAGCCGCCGTGCGACTCCGAATCGCCCAACCCGCCCTCAGCCGCGCGGTTCAGGAACTGGAGCGAGAACTGGGTGCCGCCTTGATGAATCGTACCCGCCGAACCGTGCGCCTGACACCCGCCGGTGCGGTGCTGTTGGAGGAGGCAGCGCTTCTGTTCGACCGGTTTGCGGAATCGATCCGAAGGGTAAAACGTACGATGTCCGGGGAAGAAGGGGAGCTTCGTTTGGGCTATATCGGGCCGCCCACTCAGACGTTCCTCGGCAGGATCTTGGCGGACTATCGTCAGGGACATCCGAACGTCTCGGTGCATTTGGAGGAGCGCACTCCGGAACGGGTCTGGGAAATGGTCGCAAAAGGGCGGCTCTCGGTCGGCCTTACCCGCCCCGTGCTGGCCCACGAGTCCCTCGGGCTGCCTTCGATCCTGCTTCGTAAGGAACGATTTTGTGCCGCAGTTCCACCGACCCACGCCTGGGCTCGGAAGGAAAGTCTGCCGTGGAGCCGGCTGGCCGCGGAGCCTGTGGTGTTGCTGGCGCGACGGGAAGGCGTCGGGTCTCACGACACCATCATGGCCGCTTGCCGA belongs to Verrucomicrobiales bacterium and includes:
- a CDS encoding Gfo/Idh/MocA family oxidoreductase, whose amino-acid sequence is MNRREFLQATAAGVALSSMGAYAAEFADQKKRVGLIGCGWYGKCDLLRLIQVAPVEVVSLCDVDRRMLSEAVDIVASRQASKRKPRTYSDYRQMLKEKDLDLVIIATPDHWHALPMIAACEAGADIYVQKPIGVDVVECQAMVAAARKHKRVVQVGTQRRSTPHLIEARDQILKTGKLGKIALVEICCYYHMRARENPPDTAPPDYLDYEMWTGPAPMRPYNKLVHPRGWRAFNEYGNGIVGDMCIHMLDMVRWMMDLGWPISVSSSGGILVDKASKANISDTQSATFDFGDLKVVWTHRTWGESPDPKYPWAATFYGDKGTLKASVNSYDYIPLGGRGTPIHKDVVMELEQYPEDKTEKDLERHVAPAIRGHMKDLLQNIASRGKPVADIEQGYISSASSILANLSMQLGRTLQWDAAKGKVIGDKEANRLLRRPYRSPWVHPEA
- a CDS encoding metallophosphoesterase, with protein sequence MNTALIRSVAVSLLVLGCTTLLLGADSPRIHTDRPSPQTLPLPKGDDVFHFVVFGDRTGGPDEGIKVLAQAVEDANLLDPDLVLTVGDLVNGYNQTPQWMKQMEEYRGTMNKLKMPWFPVAGNHDIYWRGAATNPEARPLREHEDHYEKHFGPLWYWFEHKKSGFLILFSDEGHPDGRPRDFGDRDQQQISQRQRDWIAKALAEMKHLKHVFVFLHHPFWWSDRYPGSNWDSVHQLLAGNGNVRAVIAGHIHQLRYDGVRDGIGYYALATTGGSLSAGMEYQYFGMIHHFNVVTVRDSGFSMAAIPVGTVFDPRQFTPDRMAEVDAARYLLHDFVSPPIPIRADGYANSLTQVRLTNTCRLPIDVTVLAKGDKSWLLAPDHRHRQLQPGAHLIFDFFCNRESGVALDGMELPEFELRFDVLANGARLTMPPRALKARAVLQAPASGWVRPETNGLFVLDGKSACLELDQAILAGLEGPFTVELWAKPAAETDGALLSNLKVGGFSLDVAGSPRFSVQTDASGVDARKTSNLKPPLSIKSPRKLSTGEWHHLAGVFDGRQILLYVDGKRVGSTNASLARLGSDKALYIGARPSPAWNVHNFSQPAGFWKGSIDDVRISRGVRYTGDFEPSPKLPSDAAAVVAASNDQAFGPFVPLTTPAAQALVKGAAKLIREDR
- a CDS encoding cation:proton antiporter, producing the protein MTNLQLAVQFFFQLGLILLFCRLVGMLAARLGQPQVVAEMIAGVLLGPSLLGLLWPEGFTRLFPADSLRILFPISQLGLALYMFVVGLEFRMDIVRQNYKSSIAVSLAGMVAPFVLGAGLGYYFFHHTELFPKQTSELEAMLFLGASMCITAFPMLARIIHFKGLAGTTMGTVALGAGAIDDAMAWCLLAVVLASFSGDFSHAAWNIGGGIAYVSLSLLVIRPLLARWLGGEQRREPLTENELVVCLALLSLGAWFTDAVGLHAVFGAFVMGVAMPRGLVSETLIQRIQPLTVALLLPLFFTYSGLNTKIGLLNSVYLWEMAVAVLVAAVAGKGVACWLAARATGISNREALGIGTLMNARGLMELIIINIGLQKGIISPALFAILVIMAVVTTLMASPLFERLVGSRTPGQSPT
- a CDS encoding LysR family transcriptional regulator gives rise to the protein MDLRQLRYFQAVAEELSFSKAAVRLRIAQPALSRAVQELERELGAALMNRTRRTVRLTPAGAVLLEEAALLFDRFAESIRRVKRTMSGEEGELRLGYIGPPTQTFLGRILADYRQGHPNVSVHLEERTPERVWEMVAKGRLSVGLTRPVLAHESLGLPSILLRKERFCAAVPPTHAWARKESLPWSRLAAEPVVLLARREGVGSHDTIMAACRTAGFVPRVAHTPSLIGTVLRYVEAGIGTGIVPEGVIADPPDSEVKLIPLKPIQIAPLIMVWNKTAEDPPVLAFIELMRNWLAADRLFPLP